A portion of the Candidatus Binatia bacterium genome contains these proteins:
- a CDS encoding type II toxin-antitoxin system PemK/MazF family toxin, giving the protein MKIVRGHLYVIDFNPRVRTKPGKLRPAVVVQSDIVNEAGYPSTIVIPTTTRLVNDPGILRLRIKKGEGGLAQESDLLLAQLIAVANESFRREIGVLPNSLVEELDRRIRVILSL; this is encoded by the coding sequence ATGAAGATCGTTCGCGGACACTTATATGTCATTGATTTTAATCCCCGCGTACGAACCAAACCCGGCAAGCTCCGCCCTGCTGTAGTCGTTCAATCCGACATCGTAAATGAGGCGGGATATCCCTCGACTATAGTCATTCCTACAACGACACGGCTGGTGAATGATCCGGGCATCCTAAGACTGCGCATCAAGAAAGGAGAAGGCGGGCTCGCACAGGAAAGCGATCTCCTGTTGGCTCAACTCATCGCCGTCGCCAACGAATCGTTCCGGCGGGAAATTGGCGTATTGCCGAATTCCTTGGTGGAAGAACTCGACCGGCGGATTCGCGTTATCTTAAGTCTTTAA
- the cofH gene encoding 5-amino-6-(D-ribitylamino)uracil--L-tyrosine 4-hydroxyphenyl transferase CofH: MTFTHLKTSLESMLSGARPEIARILDGALAGEDICVEDATRLFDASGGDLLVIVAVADYLREQTVGDVVTYVVNRNINFTNVCVKACGFCAFSRGHLAEEGYFLPVEEVIRRAHEAWDLGASEVCVQAGLAPGMDGWHYVKLCRALKETLPDLHIHGFSPEEVLYGSTLTGAGVRGYLAALKEAGVGSLPGTSAEILDDEVREKISPGRIATAAWIELIETAHELGIPTTSTIMYGHVETSRQKAAHLGILRDIQKRTGGITEFVPLSFVYEEAPMHHRKRIPELRAGPSGAEIMKMYAVSRIMLNNWIPNLQVSWVKEGPKLSQIALMAGANDFGGTLINESISTAAGAAHGQLMKPAQFRGLIREMGRIPGERSTTYKRVKLFDGEENALDPLDRVEDPQERFGSYRDLIRLKDYRFRDFYRSQKQS; encoded by the coding sequence ATGACGTTCACGCACCTGAAAACTTCTCTCGAGTCGATGTTGTCCGGCGCACGGCCGGAGATCGCCCGCATTCTCGACGGCGCATTGGCGGGCGAGGACATCTGCGTCGAAGACGCCACGCGGCTCTTCGACGCCTCCGGCGGCGACCTCCTGGTCATCGTCGCCGTCGCGGATTACTTACGGGAACAGACCGTCGGCGACGTGGTCACCTACGTCGTCAACCGCAACATCAACTTCACCAACGTTTGCGTCAAGGCTTGTGGCTTCTGCGCCTTCAGCCGCGGCCACCTCGCGGAAGAAGGATATTTTTTGCCCGTCGAAGAAGTCATCCGGCGCGCGCACGAAGCCTGGGATCTGGGCGCCAGCGAAGTCTGCGTGCAGGCGGGACTCGCGCCGGGCATGGACGGTTGGCACTACGTGAAGCTCTGCCGCGCACTGAAAGAAACTCTTCCCGATCTCCACATCCATGGATTCTCTCCGGAGGAAGTGCTCTACGGATCGACTTTGACCGGCGCCGGCGTGCGCGGATATCTCGCCGCGCTGAAAGAGGCGGGAGTCGGCAGCCTGCCCGGCACTTCGGCGGAAATTCTCGACGATGAAGTGCGCGAGAAAATTTCCCCTGGCCGCATCGCGACGGCGGCGTGGATCGAATTGATCGAGACCGCCCACGAGCTCGGCATCCCCACCACCTCGACGATCATGTACGGCCACGTCGAAACGTCGCGCCAGAAGGCGGCCCACTTGGGAATCTTGCGCGACATTCAAAAGCGCACCGGCGGCATCACGGAGTTCGTGCCGCTGAGCTTCGTCTATGAAGAAGCGCCGATGCACCATCGCAAGCGCATTCCGGAGCTGCGCGCGGGCCCGAGCGGCGCGGAGATCATGAAGATGTACGCCGTGTCGCGCATCATGCTGAACAACTGGATTCCCAACTTGCAGGTCTCCTGGGTGAAGGAGGGACCCAAGCTCTCGCAGATCGCGCTCATGGCCGGCGCCAACGACTTCGGCGGCACGCTGATCAACGAAAGCATCTCTACGGCCGCCGGCGCGGCGCACGGCCAGTTGATGAAGCCCGCCCAATTTCGCGGCTTGATTCGCGAGATGGGGAGGATTCCCGGCGAGCGCTCCACCACTTATAAGCGCGTCAAACTCTTCGACGGCGAGGAAAACGCTCTCGATCCCCTCGACCGGGTGGAAGATCCACAGGAAAGATTCGGCTCGTACCGGGATCTCATCCGCTTGAAAGACTACCGCTTTAGGGATTTCTACCGTTCGCAGAAGCAGAGTTGA
- the def gene encoding peptide deformylase yields the protein MSLLKVARLGHPVLRAATRPVPMDQIASADVQKLVDDMIATMWEYNGVGLAANQVHEAMRLAVLEVADNPRYPDKPSVPLSVLFNPEIEPLAEEMEEDWEGCLSVPDFRGKVPRYKNIRVRALDRRGANLDFVASGFHARVIQHEWDHLNGKVYLDRMRNLSTLTHLQEFARYWAEK from the coding sequence ATGTCGCTCCTCAAAGTAGCCCGCCTGGGACATCCCGTGTTGCGCGCAGCCACGCGCCCTGTGCCGATGGATCAGATCGCTTCGGCTGACGTGCAGAAACTGGTCGATGACATGATAGCGACGATGTGGGAATACAACGGCGTCGGCCTGGCCGCCAACCAGGTCCACGAGGCGATGCGGCTAGCGGTTTTGGAAGTCGCCGATAACCCGCGCTATCCCGACAAGCCCTCTGTGCCGCTCTCGGTTTTGTTCAATCCGGAGATCGAGCCGCTTGCCGAGGAAATGGAAGAGGACTGGGAAGGCTGTCTCAGCGTGCCGGACTTTCGCGGCAAAGTGCCGCGTTATAAAAACATCCGCGTCCGCGCGCTCGATCGCCGCGGCGCGAACCTGGACTTCGTCGCCAGCGGTTTTCACGCGCGGGTCATTCAACACGAATGGGACCACCTAAACGGCAAGGTCTACCTCGACCGCATGCGCAACCTATCCACGCTGACTCACCTCCAAGAATTCGCCCGCTACTGGGCGGAAAAATAA
- a CDS encoding Rrf2 family transcriptional regulator: protein MRGESRRAERSSLMNVGRRVDYAVRALSYLAGQPPGKIISRVEIEEKQAIPSYYLSKIMKDLVAGGLVRSHIGSKGGFSLARSPEAITIKEVYETVERPLTLMECLDKGEKYCSYCGVCTQRSVWENVQNLVADYLGKVSIGDIAEPQGLTRRLSALRV, encoded by the coding sequence ATGCGAGGCGAAAGTCGCAGAGCTGAGCGCAGTTCGCTGATGAACGTGGGCCGGCGGGTCGATTACGCGGTGCGCGCCCTTTCTTATCTTGCCGGACAGCCGCCGGGAAAAATAATCAGCCGGGTAGAGATCGAGGAAAAACAGGCGATTCCCTCGTACTATCTTTCCAAAATCATGAAGGATCTGGTGGCCGGAGGGCTGGTGCGGTCGCACATCGGCTCGAAGGGGGGCTTCAGTCTCGCGCGGTCGCCCGAGGCGATCACGATCAAAGAGGTTTACGAGACGGTGGAGCGGCCGCTCACTCTGATGGAATGTCTGGACAAAGGAGAGAAATACTGCTCGTATTGCGGGGTGTGCACGCAGCGGTCCGTGTGGGAAAACGTCCAGAATCTAGTGGCGGACTACCTCGGGAAAGTTTCCATCGGCGATATCGCGGAACCGCAAGGGCTCACGCGGCGGCTCTCGGCTCTACGGGTGTGA
- the sufC gene encoding Fe-S cluster assembly ATPase SufC, producing the protein MLTIKNLHAKADGNEILRGIDLAVKAGEVHAVMGPNGSGKSTLAHILAGREGYEVTQGEIIYEGKDLFQMPPEERARAGIFLAFQYPVEIPGVNTTYFLKAALNSIRKHRGFPELDAMDFLALVKEKMKIVDMDQSLLNRAINEGFSGGEKKRNEVFQMALLEPKLAILDETDSGLDIDALKVVAGGVNALRSKERAVIVITHYQRLLNYIVPDHVHVLSEGRIVKSGGKGLALELEEKGYAWTEGPVIP; encoded by the coding sequence ATGCTGACGATCAAAAATCTGCACGCGAAGGCCGACGGCAACGAAATCCTGCGCGGCATCGATCTCGCCGTGAAAGCGGGCGAGGTCCACGCGGTCATGGGGCCGAACGGCTCGGGCAAAAGCACGCTGGCGCACATTCTCGCCGGCCGGGAGGGCTACGAGGTCACCCAGGGCGAAATTATTTATGAGGGCAAAGATCTGTTCCAGATGCCGCCCGAGGAGCGCGCGCGCGCAGGCATCTTTCTAGCATTTCAGTATCCCGTCGAAATTCCCGGCGTCAATACGACCTATTTTCTCAAGGCCGCGCTCAACTCGATTCGCAAGCATCGCGGGTTTCCCGAGCTCGACGCGATGGATTTTCTCGCGCTCGTCAAGGAGAAGATGAAGATCGTTGATATGGATCAGAGCCTGCTCAACCGGGCGATCAACGAGGGCTTCTCCGGCGGCGAGAAAAAGCGCAACGAGGTATTTCAAATGGCGCTGCTCGAGCCCAAGCTGGCGATCCTCGACGAGACGGACTCCGGCCTCGACATCGACGCGCTGAAGGTCGTGGCCGGCGGCGTCAACGCGCTCAGAAGCAAAGAGCGTGCGGTGATCGTCATCACGCATTATCAGAGGCTGCTAAATTACATCGTCCCCGACCACGTTCACGTCCTCTCCGAAGGCCGCATCGTGAAATCGGGCGGCAAGGGGCTGGCGTTGGAGCTGGAAGAGAAGGGTTATGCCTGGACCGAGGGACCGGTGATCCCCTAA